A section of the Methanobacterium formicicum DSM 3637 genome encodes:
- the queC gene encoding 7-cyano-7-deazaguanine synthase QueC: MEKSKKAISVLSGGLDSTVATALFAKDYNVHAITFNYGQRSAEMEIKASKAICEKLGMEHTVIELPWLAQLGGSALTSSEEEVPRLEMDELDDKEICDESARKVWVPGRNVVFSSIALSFAEAEGAEKIIVGWDFEEAATFPDNSKEFLDAFNNLLKIGSLDDIQIEAPLIQMDKKEIVKLGDDIGTPLDISYSCYMGDEYHCGVCESCMRRKRAFELTGVEDKTEYKK; encoded by the coding sequence ATGGAAAAGTCAAAGAAAGCAATATCTGTCCTCTCCGGAGGTTTGGACTCAACAGTAGCCACTGCCTTGTTTGCTAAAGATTACAATGTGCATGCAATAACCTTTAATTACGGTCAAAGAAGTGCAGAGATGGAAATTAAAGCTTCAAAGGCCATATGTGAAAAATTAGGTATGGAGCACACGGTTATTGAACTGCCATGGCTGGCACAACTCGGGGGGTCAGCATTGACCAGTTCAGAAGAGGAGGTTCCACGGCTTGAAATGGATGAACTGGATGATAAAGAAATTTGTGATGAAAGTGCCCGGAAGGTATGGGTCCCGGGTAGGAATGTTGTTTTTTCATCCATTGCATTATCATTTGCAGAGGCAGAAGGTGCAGAGAAGATAATTGTTGGCTGGGATTTTGAAGAAGCTGCTACATTCCCGGATAATTCCAAGGAATTCCTGGATGCTTTCAACAACCTCCTGAAAATTGGTTCTCTGGATGATATTCAAATAGAAGCCCCTTTGATCCAGATGGATAAAAAAGAAATTGTAAAACTGGGCGATGATATAGGTACACCACTTGATATCAGTTATTCCTGTTACATGGGTGATGAATACCATTGTGGTGTATGTGAATCATGTATGAGACGTAAAAGGGCTTTTGAATTGACTGGTGTTGAAGATAAAACAGAATATAAAAAGTAG
- a CDS encoding V4R domain-containing protein, whose translation MNNEDLKKAIDFYRSLVQEEIASEKIVDGKPIGPRTLIKKDHLDLNDIINPERSFLGKDVTGDLDSVYVTTFRIGNLKKPMSLAKSGYGTDIIAGIEMGVNLVKTGIIKNFDDISEFLAKYKVGILDIFKEEEIKNGKRLDIRVYECIECAGLPNIGEPICYYETGMIIGILGELTHKEVFAEEIRCWTSGYSFCQFDVEIKD comes from the coding sequence ATGAACAACGAGGACCTAAAAAAGGCCATAGATTTTTACCGTTCTTTGGTTCAAGAGGAAATTGCAAGTGAAAAAATTGTTGATGGCAAACCTATTGGTCCCAGAACGCTCATAAAGAAGGATCATCTTGATTTAAACGATATAATCAATCCTGAAAGGTCTTTTTTAGGTAAAGATGTGACTGGTGATCTTGATTCGGTATACGTTACCACATTTAGGATTGGAAATTTAAAAAAACCAATGTCACTTGCCAAATCGGGTTATGGTACTGATATAATTGCAGGAATAGAAATGGGAGTTAACCTGGTTAAAACTGGTATTATCAAAAATTTTGATGATATCTCTGAGTTTTTAGCCAAGTATAAAGTAGGTATTCTTGATATTTTCAAAGAAGAAGAAATAAAAAATGGAAAAAGACTCGATATTAGAGTTTATGAATGTATTGAGTGCGCAGGGTTACCTAACATAGGAGAACCTATCTGTTACTATGAAACAGGCATGATCATTGGCATATTGGGGGAATTAACTCATAAAGAGGTTTTTGCTGAGGAAATACGATGCTGGACCAGTGGTTATTCGTTCTGTCAATTTGATGTTGAAATAAAAGATTAA
- a CDS encoding roadblock/LC7 domain-containing protein, whose protein sequence is MVETKKEKLDNVLSSFLQVGQIKACAIVSKEGLLISSRTPPDVDARIFSALCSTILGAAEAASTQMKTGSVSEVSLKTEKGNIVLIPAGSKAILTTLTETEAQIGLILYEMEEKAKEVEQILHGT, encoded by the coding sequence ATGGTAGAAACTAAAAAAGAGAAATTGGATAATGTTTTGTCATCATTTTTACAGGTAGGTCAAATTAAAGCATGTGCAATTGTTTCAAAAGAAGGCCTCCTCATCAGTTCCAGAACCCCTCCTGATGTTGATGCCCGTATATTTTCAGCACTCTGTTCCACCATACTGGGAGCTGCTGAAGCTGCTTCAACACAAATGAAAACAGGATCTGTGAGTGAAGTTTCTCTTAAAACTGAGAAAGGGAATATAGTTTTAATTCCAGCAGGATCAAAGGCTATTTTAACTACTTTAACTGAGACTGAAGCCCAAATTGGACTTATACTTTATGAGATGGAAGAAAAGGCAAAAGAGGTTGAACAGATACTTCACGGGACTTAA
- the oadA gene encoding sodium-extruding oxaloacetate decarboxylase subunit alpha — translation MTKIRLIETAFRDAHQSLLATRMRTRDMLPIAEEMDKVGFFSLECWGGATFDTCIRYLNEDPWERLRDIKELVKKTPLQMLLRGQNLVGYKHYPDDVVREFVEKSYENGVDVFRIFDALNDVRNMELSIKVAKEQGAHVQGTISYTTSPYHTIEKYVEFAKELEALECDSLTIKDMAGLISPHDTYELVKSLKEETDLLINLHCHCTSGMTPMSYYAACQAGVDLLDTAISPLAWGASQPPTESVVAALQKTPYDTELDLKLLNQIKKYFEEIREKYSGILDPITERVDTDVLLYQIPGGMLSNFVSQLKQQNALDRYEDVLSEVPRVRKDLGYPPLVTPTSQIVGIQAVMNVLGGERYKNPSKEVKEYIKGFYGRPPAPIDPEIAHKIIGDEEPITCRPADLLEPELEKFRTEGEEKGIITKEEDVLTFAIYPAVAPKFLKGEAEEEPLAPPKSAAPESVQSAMPTEYQVDVDGESFQVKVVPTGYLEIEAMEGAKPSGPVEGGVTSPMQGMILKLKVKEGDKVTEGDVVAVLEAMKMENDIHSPKSGIVQGIFVNEGDTVSTGDTLMVIK, via the coding sequence ATGACTAAAATAAGGCTAATTGAAACCGCTTTTAGAGATGCACACCAGTCACTCCTAGCTACAAGGATGAGAACCAGAGATATGCTCCCTATTGCTGAGGAAATGGATAAGGTGGGATTTTTCTCTCTGGAATGTTGGGGAGGAGCCACCTTTGATACCTGCATCCGCTACCTGAATGAAGATCCCTGGGAAAGATTAAGGGACATTAAAGAGCTGGTGAAAAAAACTCCACTTCAGATGCTCCTACGTGGTCAAAATCTGGTGGGTTACAAGCACTACCCTGATGATGTGGTGCGCGAATTCGTTGAAAAATCCTATGAAAATGGTGTAGATGTTTTCCGAATATTTGATGCCCTGAACGACGTTCGTAACATGGAACTGTCCATTAAAGTTGCAAAAGAACAGGGAGCCCATGTACAGGGAACAATCAGTTACACTACCAGCCCATACCATACTATAGAAAAATATGTGGAATTTGCTAAGGAATTAGAAGCATTAGAATGTGATTCTCTTACCATAAAAGATATGGCTGGACTGATATCACCTCATGATACTTATGAACTGGTTAAAAGTTTGAAAGAAGAAACTGATCTTTTGATTAACCTCCACTGTCACTGTACCAGCGGTATGACTCCTATGAGTTATTACGCCGCATGCCAGGCAGGTGTTGATCTTTTAGACACTGCCATATCCCCATTAGCATGGGGTGCTTCCCAACCACCAACTGAAAGTGTGGTTGCAGCATTACAAAAAACACCCTATGACACAGAACTGGATTTAAAGCTTTTAAACCAGATTAAAAAGTATTTCGAAGAAATAAGGGAAAAATACAGTGGTATTCTCGATCCAATCACCGAACGCGTGGATACAGATGTGCTTCTATACCAGATCCCTGGAGGAATGCTCTCCAACTTCGTTTCACAACTAAAACAGCAGAATGCACTGGACCGTTACGAGGATGTTCTATCGGAAGTTCCACGGGTGCGAAAAGACCTGGGTTACCCCCCACTGGTGACACCTACCAGTCAAATTGTAGGTATCCAGGCAGTCATGAATGTTCTTGGTGGAGAAAGATATAAAAATCCTTCTAAAGAAGTTAAAGAATACATTAAAGGATTTTATGGAAGACCACCGGCACCCATTGACCCGGAGATTGCCCACAAGATCATTGGAGATGAAGAACCCATAACCTGCCGACCTGCAGATCTACTAGAGCCGGAACTGGAAAAATTCAGAACAGAAGGAGAAGAAAAGGGAATCATCACCAAAGAAGAAGATGTGCTAACCTTTGCCATTTACCCTGCTGTGGCCCCTAAATTCCTGAAAGGAGAAGCAGAAGAAGAACCATTGGCACCACCAAAATCGGCGGCTCCTGAAAGTGTTCAATCAGCAATGCCCACTGAATACCAGGTTGATGTGGATGGTGAAAGTTTCCAGGTTAAGGTAGTTCCAACAGGATACCTAGAAATTGAAGCCATGGAAGGAGCTAAGCCCTCCGGCCCAGTCGAAGGCGGAGTAACCTCCCCCATGCAGGGAATGATCCTGAAGCTTAAGGTCAAAGAAGGAGATAAAGTCACAGAAGGTGATGTAGTTGCAGTTCTGGAGGCCATGAAGATGGAAAATGATATCCACTCCCCTAAATCAGGGATAGTTCAAGGGATCTTCGTGAATGAAGGAGATACTGTAAGTACAGGAGATACTTTGATGGTTATAAAATAA
- a CDS encoding M4 family metallopeptidase: protein MGGLAREGIEEARVTIQQSRLIRRSRSKRMVDMETFLGTAKETKASRKVYDSNNTYEKRVKLVMSEGGSPSTDESVKNAYDYVGQVFDYFRDVMGRNSIDNLGMDLVINVHFGEKYQNAFWDGDEIILGDGDGKLFSNFSKSLDVIAHELAHGITQFSANFKYSGQSGALHEHFSDVFGSAITQHAANQNAHDADWLIGNEIMGPELYGESIRSVSEPGTAYDNSLLGKDQQPDHMDNYYQGSADNFGVHVNSGIPNKAFYLASLEIGTDKAALIWYRALQKLWPNANFNDAVKIIVETTRDLVKDETVPQGATQKVRTAFKEVGLPK, encoded by the coding sequence ATGGGTGGCCTGGCCAGGGAAGGAATAGAAGAGGCCCGTGTAACCATCCAACAGAGTCGCTTAATTCGGCGAAGCAGATCAAAACGAATGGTGGATATGGAAACATTTTTAGGCACGGCAAAAGAGACTAAAGCCAGTAGAAAAGTATATGATTCAAATAATACCTATGAAAAAAGAGTTAAACTGGTTATGAGTGAAGGAGGATCTCCTTCAACTGATGAATCAGTTAAAAATGCCTATGACTATGTAGGCCAGGTTTTTGATTATTTTCGTGATGTAATGGGCCGTAATTCCATTGACAACCTGGGCATGGATCTGGTGATCAATGTGCATTTCGGTGAAAAGTACCAGAATGCCTTCTGGGATGGGGATGAAATCATCCTGGGGGATGGTGATGGTAAGTTATTTTCTAATTTTTCCAAATCATTGGATGTAATTGCCCATGAACTGGCCCATGGAATAACCCAGTTTTCTGCCAACTTCAAATACAGCGGACAGTCTGGAGCGCTACATGAACATTTTTCTGATGTATTTGGGAGTGCCATAACCCAACATGCTGCCAATCAAAATGCCCACGATGCAGACTGGCTGATCGGTAATGAAATAATGGGGCCTGAGCTTTATGGAGAGTCCATACGTTCTGTGAGTGAACCAGGAACAGCCTATGATAACAGTTTACTGGGAAAGGATCAACAGCCCGACCACATGGATAATTATTACCAGGGATCTGCTGACAATTTTGGTGTTCACGTAAACAGTGGAATACCAAACAAGGCCTTTTATCTGGCATCATTAGAAATTGGCACAGATAAAGCTGCTTTAATCTGGTACCGGGCCCTCCAAAAATTGTGGCCCAATGCAAACTTCAATGATGCAGTTAAGATCATCGTGGAAACCACCAGAGATCTGGTCAAAGATGAGACTGTTCCCCAAGGAGCCACTCAAAAGGTTAGAACGGCATTTAAAGAGGTGGGATTGCCGAAATAG
- a CDS encoding caspase family protein: MTAKKALCVGINKFKNLPSAALQGCVNDADDMEKLLKTLLGFQAQDIVKLTDNKATKANIIKNLKEMVEGAKSGKYSYLVFSMSSHGTQVPDLSGDEPDRADEAFCPHDLAQKGNVWDPQHIITDDELRDLFIQLPENVLLEVYLDTCHSGTGLKAIDLLLDRKPRYLPPPSMEAFQEVDGKRQRGLNKALLENGITHHILWAACRADQTSADASIGGGWHGAFTYFFCKEMNASKNKLARSAVLEKVRGDLQSGNYTQTPQLECEATVRDKNWLKE; this comes from the coding sequence ATGACGGCTAAAAAAGCATTGTGTGTGGGAATAAACAAATTCAAAAATTTACCTTCAGCTGCACTGCAGGGTTGTGTAAATGATGCAGATGACATGGAAAAACTATTAAAAACGTTATTAGGGTTTCAGGCGCAGGATATAGTTAAACTCACTGACAACAAGGCCACCAAGGCTAATATAATTAAAAATCTTAAAGAAATGGTTGAAGGGGCGAAATCTGGGAAATACAGTTACCTGGTATTCAGTATGTCCAGTCACGGTACTCAAGTGCCGGATTTAAGTGGTGATGAACCAGATCGAGCTGATGAAGCATTCTGCCCCCATGATCTGGCTCAAAAAGGGAATGTGTGGGATCCTCAGCACATAATCACCGATGATGAACTCCGCGATCTATTCATACAGCTCCCGGAAAACGTGCTCCTTGAGGTGTATCTGGACACTTGTCACAGTGGAACTGGTCTTAAAGCAATTGACCTTCTCTTAGATCGTAAACCTAGATATTTACCACCACCATCAATGGAAGCATTCCAGGAAGTTGATGGAAAAAGACAACGAGGACTTAACAAAGCACTTTTAGAGAATGGTATAACTCATCATATACTATGGGCAGCATGCCGGGCTGATCAGACCAGTGCTGATGCCAGTATAGGTGGGGGATGGCACGGGGCTTTCACCTACTTCTTCTGTAAGGAAATGAACGCCAGTAAGAACAAACTGGCCAGAAGTGCAGTGCTGGAAAAAGTAAGAGGTGACCTTCAGTCAGGTAATTACACTCAAACGCCTCAATTGGAATGTGAAGCTACGGTTAGGGATAAAAATTGGTTAAAAGAATAA
- a CDS encoding S8 family serine peptidase has product MNDIIMASVTLKSRSGLSIHKDLDKFSFNKLEEFSPKLKDVNKVAKLLTGAGFTIEAQTQVGISFSGPKKLFESEFGVSIQKNEIVQKEMGVEPRRVEFFESKEPMMSDRIVDLAETVQISTPGIPFHNANHPTPSPAYYFLDLLNDLPDRLNVSTLHSAGITGEGVRVSMIDTGFVTRVNETHQSTNSNQLDVNHDVRDVQGVWLASDPGHTGTNYFTGGSFNGKTINLGTSLPTANTDVEIVYSCIHPHYTSQGYNLDDIRAVGGTDVNTDEFGHGTAEAANIMATAPECTLSFVKIGKNIDYPLAGFQAAVQHQNPDIITCSWGAYEPQIFLEIVNAVVNGIVVIFSAGNGHTEDHGVITHPNLISVGGAYPIQGGGFRASDYSSSFESEIYTNPQRHIPDIVGLVGEQPMACLIMLPTEPNNTMDNMYSNYGSFPNGDNTANDDGWCVCSGTSASAPQTAGMVALLLQKYPNLTPMAVKNILENSARDIQTGSSCNGDNAAPGWDAATGFGLINGQAAIDYLETGKFNVFIRDRVEDNGNEPGIDGNLFSSPDIIVRNEQVVNHQDELGQTVKHRYDLSDDAEDGHDNYIYLRVQNRGELPGDCTATVYFTDPGMFSNPTSWTKINNIPLSISNLNPGELRVVGPIIWPDNLIPASPQIAHYCLISVLDSSSDPAPNLNSIQSYDDFCSMVRDKNNMAWKNIDITPMVPGGSHSYSFYMEGPQGKGHQADLQMDLSKFPADAPVLIKVLRRFTDTSTSENMYLDSQSDLYNIFKMMGGIGNLKGMNLKSNEKSKVTIIYSMPENTPEGDYPIIASLLVDGNPSNSYTDVARISHYPFVGNRSTREVHKKGCPWVEKMRPYHQVPMGDLEQAHRGGYDNCAYCIGGSWR; this is encoded by the coding sequence TTGAATGATATAATAATGGCATCAGTTACTCTCAAATCACGGAGTGGTTTGTCTATTCATAAAGATTTGGATAAATTTTCATTTAATAAGTTAGAAGAATTTAGTCCAAAACTTAAAGATGTGAATAAAGTGGCTAAATTACTCACTGGAGCAGGTTTCACCATTGAAGCTCAAACACAGGTTGGAATATCATTTTCAGGACCTAAAAAACTTTTTGAATCAGAATTTGGAGTTTCAATACAAAAAAATGAAATTGTTCAAAAAGAGATGGGTGTAGAGCCTAGAAGAGTGGAATTCTTTGAATCAAAAGAACCAATGATGAGTGACAGGATAGTGGACTTAGCAGAAACAGTACAGATATCAACACCAGGTATCCCATTTCACAATGCTAATCATCCCACTCCCTCACCTGCCTATTACTTTTTGGACTTACTCAATGATCTTCCAGACCGGTTGAACGTTTCAACATTACATTCCGCGGGAATTACTGGTGAGGGGGTTCGTGTTTCTATGATTGATACTGGTTTTGTTACCAGGGTTAATGAAACTCACCAGTCCACTAACAGTAACCAGTTAGATGTGAATCATGATGTGAGAGATGTACAGGGGGTCTGGCTGGCTAGTGATCCAGGACATACTGGTACCAATTACTTTACAGGTGGCAGTTTCAACGGTAAGACCATCAATCTGGGAACTTCACTCCCAACTGCCAATACAGATGTTGAGATAGTTTACAGTTGCATTCATCCTCACTATACATCTCAGGGTTACAATCTTGATGATATACGTGCGGTAGGTGGAACGGATGTTAACACTGATGAATTTGGCCATGGGACTGCAGAAGCAGCAAATATAATGGCTACCGCACCGGAATGCACTCTTTCATTTGTCAAAATAGGTAAAAATATTGACTATCCTCTGGCGGGCTTCCAAGCAGCTGTTCAACATCAGAACCCGGATATTATCACTTGTAGTTGGGGGGCATATGAACCACAGATTTTTTTAGAAATAGTTAATGCAGTAGTTAATGGTATTGTAGTCATTTTTTCAGCAGGAAATGGTCATACTGAGGATCATGGTGTTATAACCCATCCCAACTTGATTTCTGTTGGTGGGGCTTACCCCATCCAGGGAGGAGGATTCCGTGCATCTGATTACTCCAGTAGTTTTGAAAGCGAAATCTACACCAATCCTCAGAGGCATATCCCGGATATAGTTGGTTTGGTAGGTGAACAGCCAATGGCCTGTTTAATAATGTTACCCACAGAACCGAACAACACCATGGATAACATGTACTCAAACTACGGATCGTTTCCAAATGGGGATAACACAGCTAATGATGATGGATGGTGTGTTTGCAGTGGTACTTCTGCTTCTGCTCCTCAAACTGCGGGCATGGTCGCATTGCTTCTCCAGAAGTATCCTAACTTGACGCCCATGGCAGTGAAAAATATTCTGGAAAATTCTGCCAGAGATATCCAAACTGGATCAAGTTGTAATGGTGATAATGCTGCTCCAGGTTGGGATGCAGCAACTGGTTTCGGTCTTATAAATGGTCAAGCAGCAATAGACTATTTGGAAACCGGTAAATTCAATGTATTCATCAGGGACAGAGTTGAAGATAATGGTAATGAACCGGGAATAGATGGTAACCTTTTCAGCAGTCCAGATATCATTGTTCGCAATGAACAGGTTGTTAACCATCAGGATGAACTTGGTCAGACTGTTAAACACCGTTACGACCTGAGTGATGATGCAGAGGATGGGCATGATAATTACATCTATTTACGTGTTCAAAACAGGGGAGAACTTCCAGGAGACTGCACAGCCACAGTATACTTCACTGATCCTGGCATGTTTTCCAATCCAACTAGTTGGACAAAAATTAACAACATTCCCTTGTCAATATCCAATTTAAATCCTGGTGAGTTAAGGGTGGTTGGACCAATAATCTGGCCGGATAATTTAATCCCAGCATCTCCTCAGATTGCTCATTACTGCCTGATTAGTGTTCTAGATAGTTCTTCTGATCCTGCTCCTAATCTAAATTCCATACAATCATACGATGATTTCTGTAGTATGGTACGGGACAAGAACAACATGGCTTGGAAAAACATTGACATCACACCAATGGTACCGGGTGGTTCTCATTCCTACAGCTTCTATATGGAAGGTCCGCAGGGCAAAGGACACCAGGCTGATCTGCAGATGGATTTAAGTAAGTTTCCAGCTGATGCTCCTGTTTTGATTAAAGTATTAAGGCGTTTTACAGACACTTCCACTTCAGAAAACATGTATTTAGATAGTCAGTCAGACCTTTATAACATTTTTAAAATGATGGGAGGTATTGGTAATTTAAAGGGTATGAATTTAAAGTCCAATGAAAAGAGTAAGGTTACAATTATTTACTCTATGCCTGAAAATACACCTGAGGGGGATTATCCAATTATAGCATCTTTACTTGTAGATGGGAATCCTTCTAACAGTTACACTGATGTGGCAAGAATTTCTCACTATCCATTTGTGGGTAATAGAAGCACACGTGAAGTGCATAAAAAGGGTTGTCCATGGGTTGAGAAAATGCGCCCCTACCATCAAGTTCCCATGGGTGATTTAGAACAGGCTCATCGCGGGGGATATGACAATTGTGCGTATTGCATAGGTGGTTCCTGGCGATAG
- a CDS encoding inositol-3-phosphate synthase has translation MEKIRVAIIGIGNCASSLIQGIYYYADKKPEEAIGLMHWEIGGYKPSDIEVVAAFDIDARKVGMDVNEAIYALPNCTTVFCPDIKPSGVKVEMGSILDGVAPHMAEYPENHAFVVSEESEKSKEDIVKVLQESETEILLNYLPVGSEKAARFYAECALEAGCAFINCMPVFIVSDPEWSDRFEEKGIPAVGDDIKAQIGATITHRTLANLFRERGVKLDRTYQLNTGGNTDFLNMLNRNRLDSKKESKTEAVQSVLKERMDPDDIHIGPSDYVPWQKDNKLCFLRMEGKTFGDVPMNIELRLSVEDSPNSAGCVIDAVRCCKLALERKVGGQLTSISAYTMKHPPEQFTDDVAVEMVDEFIKGERER, from the coding sequence TTGGAAAAGATAAGGGTAGCGATAATTGGTATTGGCAATTGTGCCAGTTCACTGATCCAGGGTATTTATTACTATGCGGATAAAAAGCCAGAAGAAGCAATAGGCCTGATGCACTGGGAAATCGGAGGATACAAACCATCAGACATAGAAGTAGTGGCTGCATTTGATATTGACGCCCGTAAGGTTGGAATGGATGTAAACGAAGCTATTTACGCCCTACCTAACTGTACTACGGTTTTCTGTCCAGATATTAAACCCAGTGGAGTAAAAGTAGAAATGGGCTCTATTTTAGATGGTGTAGCTCCACATATGGCAGAATATCCTGAAAATCACGCTTTCGTGGTTTCAGAAGAGTCTGAAAAAAGCAAAGAAGACATTGTTAAAGTACTGCAGGAATCTGAAACTGAGATCCTCCTGAATTATCTGCCAGTGGGATCAGAGAAGGCTGCCCGTTTCTATGCAGAATGTGCCCTGGAGGCAGGTTGTGCATTCATAAACTGCATGCCAGTTTTCATTGTCAGTGACCCAGAATGGTCTGATCGCTTTGAAGAAAAAGGAATCCCTGCGGTTGGAGATGATATTAAAGCCCAAATCGGGGCAACCATCACCCACCGAACACTGGCCAACCTCTTCCGTGAAAGGGGTGTCAAACTGGATCGGACCTATCAGCTTAACACCGGTGGAAACACTGATTTTTTAAACATGCTTAACCGTAACCGGTTGGATTCTAAAAAAGAATCAAAAACCGAAGCAGTACAGTCTGTCCTAAAAGAAAGGATGGATCCAGATGATATCCACATTGGTCCATCAGATTACGTGCCCTGGCAGAAGGATAACAAGCTATGTTTCCTTAGAATGGAAGGTAAAACCTTTGGAGATGTTCCCATGAACATCGAACTCCGCCTCAGTGTGGAAGACTCACCCAACTCCGCAGGATGCGTGATTGATGCTGTAAGGTGCTGTAAACTTGCTCTGGAAAGGAAAGTGGGTGGTCAGCTTACATCCATCAGTGCATACACCATGAAACACCCACCTGAGCAGTTCACAGATGATGTGGCCGTGGAAATGGTGGATGAGTTCATTAAGGGTGAGAGGGAAAGGTAA
- a CDS encoding small multi-drug export protein → MNLESILIIFVASVAELWLGIPMGLVMNVNPIIIAIVAAAGAIVAAVCVALLGDKLRARLLKWKYGDEESLKETRLYNIWNKYGVIGLGLLSPLLFGAPLGAAVGIALGARKNVLILWMSIGIIIWSIGLTIAGSMGLLALETMAK, encoded by the coding sequence ATGAATCTGGAATCTATTCTAATAATTTTTGTAGCCAGTGTGGCTGAACTATGGCTGGGTATCCCCATGGGATTGGTTATGAATGTTAATCCCATAATAATCGCCATTGTCGCTGCTGCAGGTGCTATAGTAGCTGCAGTTTGTGTTGCCCTTTTGGGAGATAAATTAAGGGCCCGTTTATTGAAATGGAAATACGGTGATGAAGAATCCTTAAAAGAAACCCGTTTATATAATATATGGAATAAATATGGAGTAATAGGATTGGGTTTATTATCACCACTGCTTTTTGGGGCCCCTTTAGGTGCTGCAGTGGGTATTGCACTTGGTGCACGGAAAAACGTGCTTATACTATGGATGAGCATAGGAATTATTATATGGAGTATAGGTTTAACTATTGCTGGATCAATGGGATTATTAGCCCTTGAAACCATGGCAAAATAA
- a CDS encoding ABC transporter ATP-binding protein, which yields MNNQISTKENIITLQNLRKMFDDGQTPALNGIDLEIKKGEFVSLMGPSGSGKTTLLNMIGALDRADDGSITVAGHNLMEKKDFSSFRSKEIGFIFQFHNLIPNLTVSENVQIPMLETDVPDEEMAQRAKKLLKSLNLGNKVDQIPTKLSGGERQRVAIARALMNHPSIILADEPTGSLDSKTGDIILNILREIHQKENVTILLVTHEPYVANMADRKINLMDGKISEENVS from the coding sequence ATGAACAATCAGATCAGTACCAAAGAAAACATAATCACCCTCCAGAACCTTAGAAAAATGTTTGATGATGGACAAACCCCTGCACTTAATGGGATCGATCTTGAAATCAAAAAAGGAGAGTTTGTTTCCCTGATGGGCCCCTCAGGCTCAGGGAAAACTACTCTTCTCAACATGATCGGGGCTCTGGACCGGGCAGATGATGGGAGTATCACTGTGGCCGGCCACAATCTGATGGAAAAGAAAGACTTCAGTTCATTTAGATCAAAAGAGATCGGATTTATATTCCAGTTCCACAACCTGATACCCAATCTCACTGTTTCAGAAAATGTTCAAATACCCATGCTGGAAACCGATGTCCCAGATGAAGAGATGGCTCAAAGAGCAAAAAAACTATTAAAATCTCTAAATCTGGGAAATAAAGTGGATCAAATCCCCACTAAACTTTCAGGAGGGGAAAGACAGCGCGTGGCCATTGCCCGAGCCCTGATGAACCATCCATCCATTATACTGGCGGATGAACCCACCGGATCACTGGACTCAAAAACAGGAGACATAATTCTGAACATACTGCGTGAAATCCACCAGAAAGAAAATGTAACCATCCTCTTAGTAACTCATGAGCCATACGTGGCAAACATGGCTGATCGAAAGATAAACTTGATGGATGGGAAGATAAGTGAGGAGAATGTATCATGA